In Sediminispirochaeta bajacaliforniensis DSM 16054, one genomic interval encodes:
- a CDS encoding ABC transporter substrate-binding protein produces the protein MKRLILLCLAVLFLAGMYVFAEGSQEAAAVNLSDPVTLTLWTHEDVNRKALEAELIEEFCRQYPNVSVDYQTYPSTKMREILTVAFSADQGPDIFNQSQSVIRQFVVQGRASSLDPEWIGEKTLENVKSRYIPGALEAVELNGEIYGLPLEYTNFCMYLNKGIFRDAGLDAEKDYPKTWEDVLSLSERLVLRNGEIITRRGYDFRYPSYTMQFLPMVEQLGGRLISEDGKSAIVGDEAWLQFFRYMKEWGPTGKNLGGPTYTAARKVFDNNDNEIAMSDSGLYQQGRMKTANPDFFESNDWMIVPFPQWQNAKKEVAGAIACHYYLVNGQIPLARQIWAWRLVDFMLTHSEEYLSRVNLVQPTYSLLNSDTFKAIPYSDVFARDMQKAHLVYYAENSAAINDKFKAAVESAMVLGEDPAVVLSKFRKEVQDIIDSE, from the coding sequence ATGAAAAGATTAATTTTGTTGTGTCTGGCTGTTTTATTCCTGGCAGGAATGTATGTCTTTGCCGAAGGTAGTCAGGAGGCTGCAGCTGTGAATCTGTCAGATCCTGTAACCTTGACGCTCTGGACACATGAAGATGTAAACAGAAAGGCTTTGGAAGCCGAGTTGATTGAAGAGTTCTGCAGGCAGTACCCCAACGTAAGTGTGGATTATCAGACCTATCCTTCAACCAAGATGCGCGAAATTCTGACTGTTGCTTTTTCGGCGGATCAGGGGCCCGATATTTTCAATCAGAGTCAGTCGGTTATTCGTCAGTTTGTCGTTCAGGGACGAGCTTCCTCCCTGGATCCCGAATGGATTGGAGAAAAGACACTGGAGAATGTAAAAAGTCGATATATCCCCGGTGCACTGGAGGCGGTTGAGCTTAATGGGGAAATATACGGATTACCTCTTGAATATACCAATTTCTGTATGTATCTCAATAAAGGTATTTTTCGAGATGCCGGACTGGATGCGGAGAAAGACTATCCCAAAACGTGGGAAGATGTCCTGTCGCTCTCTGAAAGACTGGTTTTACGGAATGGTGAAATCATTACACGTCGGGGATATGATTTCCGCTATCCTTCTTATACCATGCAGTTTCTTCCCATGGTTGAACAGCTGGGCGGCAGGCTCATCAGTGAAGACGGAAAAAGCGCCATTGTAGGAGACGAAGCGTGGCTGCAGTTTTTCCGGTACATGAAAGAGTGGGGGCCTACTGGAAAAAATTTGGGTGGTCCGACTTATACCGCCGCTCGTAAGGTTTTTGATAACAATGATAATGAAATAGCGATGAGCGATAGCGGGCTCTACCAGCAGGGACGTATGAAAACGGCGAATCCCGACTTTTTTGAGAGTAATGACTGGATGATTGTTCCCTTCCCGCAGTGGCAGAACGCCAAGAAAGAAGTGGCTGGAGCAATTGCCTGCCATTACTATCTGGTAAATGGGCAGATTCCCCTTGCCCGTCAGATATGGGCCTGGCGACTTGTCGATTTCATGCTTACCCACTCCGAAGAGTATCTTTCGCGTGTAAATCTTGTTCAGCCCACCTATTCCTTACTGAATTCGGATACCTTCAAAGCCATTCCTTATTCCGATGTTTTCGCCCGTGATATGCAGAAAGCTCATTTGGTATATTATGCCGAGAATAGCGCAGCAATTAATGACAAGTTCAAAGCGGCTGTCGAGTCCGCCATGGTTTTAGGGGAGGATCCTGCCGTGGTTTTGAGTAAATTCCGTAAAGAAGTACAGGACATCATCGATTCGGAATAG
- a CDS encoding carbohydrate ABC transporter permease, with translation MKSIGIEKKKARWGYVFVTPALLLFLIFSLYPMLNAFYNTFFNIKLLSLRPPKFVGLKNYSYMLSSSGFWNSMKATAIFSLGAFIPLSLFSLIFGLIITTRLRHQKTLQLLFYTPAVLSSVVAALIWMLIFDPRGIGNSVVNFFLRTPGVDHNWLTNTGMLRFSTVTIYLWKYIGYFTIIYVTGIAKVPTSILEAATIAGASAMQTIRLIILPLLRPTTMMVTIVTMLNSLKSFSTQYLFTQRGAPLEPIDVVTLNIYNTAMRDLKISHACVMSVLLFLVMMSLTLVRMKSSEKDVTVY, from the coding sequence ATGAAATCTATCGGTATCGAAAAGAAAAAGGCCCGCTGGGGATATGTCTTCGTTACGCCTGCATTGTTGCTTTTTCTCATATTTTCCCTGTATCCCATGTTGAATGCCTTTTATAACACCTTTTTCAATATCAAGCTGCTTTCCCTGCGTCCGCCTAAGTTTGTCGGCCTGAAAAATTACTCATACATGCTGAGTTCTTCAGGATTCTGGAATTCCATGAAAGCGACAGCCATTTTTTCCCTGGGGGCTTTTATTCCTTTATCGCTCTTTTCTTTGATTTTCGGTTTGATTATCACCACAAGGCTGAGACATCAGAAAACTCTGCAGTTGTTGTTTTATACTCCTGCGGTGCTTTCTTCGGTGGTTGCTGCCCTAATTTGGATGCTGATCTTTGATCCCCGAGGGATTGGAAACAGTGTTGTCAATTTTTTTCTCCGAACGCCGGGAGTAGACCATAACTGGCTTACCAATACCGGGATGTTACGCTTTTCTACTGTAACCATTTATCTCTGGAAGTATATTGGCTATTTCACCATTATCTATGTTACCGGCATTGCAAAAGTACCAACGTCGATTCTCGAAGCCGCTACCATCGCCGGTGCAAGCGCTATGCAGACCATCCGTCTTATTATATTACCCCTACTGCGTCCCACTACCATGATGGTCACTATCGTGACTATGCTGAATTCTCTGAAGTCATTTTCGACCCAGTATTTGTTTACACAACGGGGAGCGCCGTTGGAACCTATCGATGTCGTAACGCTCAATATCTACAATACCGCCATGCGGGATTTGAAGATAAGTCATGCTTGTGTGATGAGTGTTCTCCTTTTTCTGGTCATGATGAGCTTGACGCTGGTGCGGATGAAGTCGTCAGAGAAGGATGTCACGGTTTATTAA
- a CDS encoding carbohydrate ABC transporter permease, with translation MFLRNNTPLNRVTNYIINLFLVFILLAILMPIAFMLSASFMSSSEIFSMPYRWIPSRIYLENFYRAVAGNDQSFIFLRNVLNSVVVATTTATLSIMVSCLAGYGLSKFRFRGRNIIFLIIMGRMMIPFEAIMIPMYITAVKLGLQNTYAGLVLPFVLNTFGLFQMRQYLMTFPDDILDAGRIDGLGELGIFWRIVFKNSTPAIATAAILSFRGQWDNLLWPLLLAQKEKMKTIPTYIVKFTEEKYSDEGAMMAVAVLASLPIVVMFLSLSKYFLQGSGMYSAGKE, from the coding sequence GTGTTTTTGCGAAATAATACGCCCCTTAACCGGGTAACCAACTATATAATCAATCTCTTCCTTGTCTTTATTTTGCTGGCAATTTTGATGCCCATTGCTTTTATGCTTTCCGCTTCATTTATGTCTTCTTCGGAAATTTTCTCCATGCCATACCGCTGGATACCAAGTCGGATCTATCTGGAAAACTTCTATCGGGCCGTTGCCGGAAATGATCAAAGCTTCATCTTTCTGCGAAATGTTTTAAATTCTGTTGTCGTTGCCACTACTACGGCTACCCTGTCGATAATGGTTTCATGCTTGGCTGGCTACGGCCTGAGCAAATTCCGCTTCAGAGGGCGAAATATTATCTTTCTTATCATCATGGGAAGGATGATGATTCCCTTCGAAGCAATCATGATTCCCATGTACATAACCGCAGTAAAGCTGGGGCTGCAAAATACCTACGCCGGACTGGTCCTGCCCTTTGTTCTCAACACATTCGGCCTGTTTCAGATGCGCCAGTATCTTATGACCTTCCCCGACGATATTCTTGACGCGGGACGGATTGATGGCCTGGGAGAATTAGGAATTTTCTGGCGGATTGTTTTCAAAAACAGTACCCCGGCCATTGCTACCGCCGCAATTCTCAGTTTTCGGGGACAGTGGGATAATTTATTATGGCCCCTGCTTCTTGCCCAGAAAGAAAAGATGAAGACGATTCCCACCTACATTGTCAAATTTACCGAAGAGAAATACTCCGATGAGGGAGCTATGATGGCTGTGGCCGTTCTTGCCAGCCTTCCCATTGTTGTGATGTTTCTTAGCTTATCGAAATACTTCCTGCAGGGAAGTGGCATGTACTCGGCAGGGAAGGAGTAA
- a CDS encoding HAD-IA family hydrolase, with translation MIRLCIFDMGGVVIRNHNVTPQLMAWLGRQENSFAEIDSRLADAIHRHGRGEISEKEIWDLYTLCTGERPPDSQQSLFGKFFTPRLHDPTLRILEQLKSSGMRIVCGTNVIDSHYKIHLRNGDYAVFDEVYPSHLMGISKPDPEFYRRIHESEQVQPEEVFFTDDLKENVEAASLIGVHAVLYTCAEDLLQQLISLKILDERNTKTVSGE, from the coding sequence ATGATTAGATTATGCATCTTTGACATGGGCGGGGTTGTGATTAGGAATCACAATGTTACCCCGCAGCTTATGGCATGGCTTGGTCGACAGGAGAACAGCTTTGCGGAGATTGATTCCCGTCTGGCCGATGCCATTCATCGACATGGCCGGGGCGAAATCAGTGAAAAGGAAATCTGGGATCTCTATACACTCTGTACAGGAGAACGACCGCCTGATAGTCAGCAAAGCCTGTTTGGGAAATTTTTTACTCCGCGGCTGCACGATCCTACGCTTCGTATCCTTGAGCAATTAAAATCCTCTGGTATGCGGATAGTCTGCGGCACCAATGTAATCGATTCCCATTATAAAATTCATCTTCGAAATGGGGATTATGCTGTTTTTGACGAGGTATATCCTTCCCATCTGATGGGGATCAGCAAACCGGATCCGGAATTCTATCGCCGGATTCATGAAAGTGAACAGGTACAGCCCGAAGAGGTTTTTTTTACCGATGATTTGAAGGAAAATGTCGAGGCCGCCTCGCTGATCGGAGTGCATGCCGTTCTTTATACGTGTGCCGAAGATCTTCTGCAGCAGCTGATATCCCTAAAAATTCTTGATGAAAGAAACACGAAAACAGTGAGCGGAGAATAA
- a CDS encoding N-acetylmuramic acid 6-phosphate etherase family protein, translated as MTSNYYQCTQNAQILRDARKMADRFVSEEDQFHLGYLPTEQAHPYTRNFSHTVQLDPLAGIRLLQKVDGDLPPVARRAFYSDSYERLVEAFASVVSGKGRLCFSGCGSTGRLAVMLEEMWRQYWEDRAGVLPGGAAQRPETDNPFFQKANQCCSVMTGGDRALIRAVENFEDFAAFGRRQIADLHFSRGDVLIAITEGGETSSVLGTAEEALDRGGNVFLVFSNPSSLLESRIDRSRKLINHPDLHVLDLFTGPMALSGSTRMQATTLEMMVVGSAMEEALLSAVEGHKEFDRIEQANRFAFLLQNLESRACGEAMAYWAGKECRIYKEGGRVTYLASRFLLDIFCDTSERSPTFMLPPFRPADDESAPVSWAYAKDSRRTSAEAWFSMLRRNPRGLDWGGDDYKAMDAPPYLCKEPPSLGSGEIARYLIGCEHDPSRKEKEPYWFLHIVIGDEDPDTAWNGDVLRIGSKKSDRGGEEILLPMSLPDSPIFLWHHLVVKLVLNTVSTASMGMLGRIQGNWMVQLDPTNKKLIDRGSRIISQLTGIPYAEACNELHLSMLARDKFLKEGGQTTTSPVIDALERLHGTK; from the coding sequence ATGACATCGAACTATTATCAATGTACTCAAAATGCTCAAATCTTGCGGGATGCCAGAAAGATGGCCGACCGTTTTGTATCAGAGGAAGACCAGTTCCACTTAGGCTATTTGCCGACCGAACAGGCCCATCCTTATACGAGGAATTTTAGTCATACGGTACAGCTGGATCCGCTTGCTGGGATACGCCTTTTGCAAAAAGTGGATGGAGATTTGCCGCCGGTTGCTCGGCGGGCCTTTTATTCAGATTCCTATGAACGGCTGGTAGAGGCCTTTGCCTCGGTTGTTTCCGGAAAGGGCAGACTCTGTTTTTCCGGCTGCGGCAGTACCGGCCGACTGGCCGTGATGCTGGAAGAGATGTGGCGTCAGTACTGGGAGGATCGTGCCGGTGTCTTACCAGGAGGAGCGGCCCAGCGCCCCGAAACCGACAATCCCTTTTTCCAAAAGGCCAATCAGTGCTGTAGCGTCATGACAGGTGGCGATCGTGCCCTGATTAGGGCCGTTGAAAACTTTGAAGATTTCGCGGCCTTTGGAAGACGTCAAATAGCTGATCTCCACTTTTCCCGGGGGGATGTCTTGATTGCAATCACCGAGGGAGGTGAAACTTCATCAGTTTTGGGTACTGCAGAAGAGGCCCTTGACCGGGGAGGGAACGTTTTTCTGGTTTTTAGCAATCCTTCATCCCTTCTCGAGTCCAGGATAGATAGATCGAGAAAGCTGATTAACCATCCCGATCTTCATGTCCTCGATCTTTTTACCGGTCCTATGGCCCTTTCAGGCTCTACACGAATGCAGGCCACCACTCTGGAGATGATGGTGGTCGGATCTGCAATGGAAGAGGCCCTTCTCTCCGCTGTTGAAGGACATAAGGAATTCGATCGTATAGAACAAGCGAATCGTTTTGCTTTCCTGCTTCAAAATCTGGAGTCCCGGGCATGTGGAGAGGCCATGGCCTATTGGGCTGGTAAAGAATGTCGAATCTATAAAGAGGGAGGTCGTGTGACCTATCTGGCTTCCCGTTTTCTGCTGGACATCTTTTGTGATACGAGCGAGCGCTCCCCCACCTTTATGCTGCCACCTTTCCGGCCGGCTGATGACGAATCGGCCCCTGTTTCCTGGGCATATGCCAAGGATTCCCGCCGTACGAGTGCCGAGGCCTGGTTTTCCATGTTGCGTCGTAACCCCCGTGGGCTTGACTGGGGCGGAGACGATTACAAGGCCATGGATGCCCCTCCGTATCTTTGTAAAGAGCCTCCTTCCTTGGGAAGCGGAGAAATCGCCAGATACCTTATCGGTTGCGAGCATGATCCCAGCCGAAAGGAAAAGGAACCGTACTGGTTTTTGCACATTGTTATAGGTGATGAGGATCCTGATACTGCTTGGAACGGTGATGTCCTCAGGATAGGGAGCAAAAAAAGCGATAGAGGAGGCGAGGAGATCCTTCTCCCGATGAGCCTGCCTGATAGCCCCATCTTTCTCTGGCACCATCTGGTAGTGAAACTGGTCTTGAATACCGTTAGTACTGCATCCATGGGGATGCTCGGGCGAATACAGGGAAACTGGATGGTCCAGCTTGATCCTACCAACAAAAAACTGATTGATCGGGGAAGTCGCATCATCTCCCAGCTTACCGGCATCCCCTATGCCGAAGCATGTAACGAATTGCATCTTTCGATGCTTGCTCGGGACAAATTCCTAAAAGAGGGCGGGCAAACGACCACTTCTCCGGTGATCGATGCGCTGGAGCGTTTACATGGCACAAAGTAG
- the dapB gene encoding 4-hydroxy-tetrahydrodipicolinate reductase, translated as MDIIMNGSGGRMGAMMATIVAEREKDRIVAGIDPKGRVNAEPFPVFESLDACNVDADVLIDFSGAEAVSTMISFLKERHIPVVVATTGLSDENMAALKVLAETSPVFQAANMSLGINLIRKLAAQAAQALGDAFDIEIIEKHHNQKKDAPSGTALALADSVNEARDGELHYVFGRRESAKKREASELGIHAIRGGTIVGEHDVLFAGIDEVITISHSAYSRRVFAAGAMKAAAYIATKRSGFFTMDDLISGR; from the coding sequence ATGGATATTATCATGAACGGTTCGGGCGGAAGAATGGGAGCCATGATGGCAACGATTGTGGCCGAGAGGGAAAAGGATCGGATCGTTGCCGGTATAGATCCGAAGGGAAGGGTCAATGCAGAGCCGTTTCCCGTTTTTGAAAGCCTCGATGCGTGCAATGTCGATGCCGATGTTTTAATCGATTTTTCCGGAGCCGAGGCTGTTTCCACCATGATTTCTTTTTTAAAAGAACGGCATATACCGGTGGTTGTCGCCACAACCGGTCTCAGCGATGAGAATATGGCTGCTTTAAAGGTTCTTGCTGAAACTTCACCCGTTTTTCAGGCCGCAAACATGTCTCTGGGGATAAATCTCATTAGAAAGCTTGCTGCCCAGGCTGCCCAAGCCTTAGGGGATGCCTTCGATATTGAGATTATCGAAAAGCACCATAACCAGAAAAAGGATGCTCCTAGTGGTACTGCTCTTGCTTTGGCCGATTCGGTCAACGAGGCGCGGGACGGTGAGCTTCACTATGTTTTTGGGCGACGTGAGAGCGCCAAAAAAAGGGAGGCTTCGGAGCTTGGCATACATGCCATACGGGGGGGGACGATTGTCGGCGAACATGATGTTCTTTTTGCAGGAATCGATGAGGTAATCACCATCTCCCATTCGGCGTACAGCAGAAGGGTTTTTGCCGCAGGCGCTATGAAGGCAGCCGCTTACATCGCGACAAAGCGATCCGGCTTTTTCACCATGGATGATTTGATTAGCGGTAGATAG